Within the Catalinimonas niigatensis genome, the region ACTTAAATGCCGATAATTTCATAGGATATAATCAGAATTAATTAGCTTGCTATTAATAATAGGAATATGCGTGGTGCAATAGCCATGCCTGTAAAACAAATCGCAAAGTTACACATTTGTTTTGAAATCAACGCATATTAAATTTAAATTAACCATTAGCTGGCAGATAGGGTTAACATGATCTTTATTAAATTAGTTGCCGAGAGCCTCATTTTTGCCTGGCAGGCATTAAAAGCCAATGTTTTACGTACTGTACTTTCTTTGTTGGGAGTTACTGTGGGTATCTTTGCCATCATCACTGTATTTACAGTAGTAGATTCTCTGGAAAAAAGTATTCGAGACAGTCTGTCTTTTCTTGGTGACCAGGTAATCAGGGTAGAAAAATGGCCGTGGATTTTTGAAGATAACTATCCCTGGTGGAAGTATTACAAACGACCTCAACCCACACTCACCGAGTTTCGCTTTCTTCAGGATAACATTACTATGGCTTCCAGCCTTACTATTTTTGCTGAGCGGGGCAATGCCATACTTCAGCACGAAAGTAGCAGCACAAGTGATGTACAACTGGTGGGTGTTTCCTTTGAATATAATCAAGTATACGATACGCCTCTTGCTTATGGGCGTTATTTCTCTCCCAGTGAGATTGATTTGTCAAGAAATGTTGCACTTATTGGTCAAGAAATTGCAGAAACTCTTTTTCCTTTTTCTAGTCCCCTAGGCAAAGAAATTAAAATACAGGGACTTAAATATGTAGTGATTGGTGTATTTGAAGAACAGGGAGAAAATTTTATTGAAACGCCCAGTTTGGATGCTACTTGTCTGATCCCTTATGGCAGTTTTCTAAAGCTTTATGCCAGTGGCAGTCGCTTTGGAGTAGGTTCTACGATTGGAATTCGCGGATACGAAGAGGATGAAGGGCTGAAAGAACTTGAGCAGGAAGTGATCGGTTTAATCCGAGGTCGGCGCGGCCTTCGCCCTCTGGAAGAAGATGATTTTGCTATTAACCGTCCTGAGGCATTTGCCCAGGTAATCAGTAATATATTTGATATCATAGGAATAGCAGGCTGGGTGATTGGAAGCTTTTCAATACTGGTAGGAGGATTTGGCATTGCCAACATCATGTTTGTCTCTGTAAAAGAACGCACCTCAATTATCGGCATCCAGAAAGCCTTGGGTGCAAAAAATTACTTTATACTATTTCAGTTTTTATTTGAATCTATCTTTCTCAGTCTTATTGGAGGGTTAGCAGGTTTGATGCTGGTATACTTTATCACCTTCATACCTCTAGGTTCACTGATACTTGCTCTTACTCCAAAAAACATCATTCTTGGGCTGAGCGTGTCCTGCCTGGTAGGAATCATTTCGGGCATACTTCCGGCTTTGGTAGCTTCGCGCATGGACCCGGTAGAAGCAATCAGAAGTTAATCATAGTTCGTTTATAACATATAATCTATCTCAAGGTGAAAGTTATCATCAAAGCGACAACATCCTGGTGCAGGATTTAATTATGAAATAATACTTTCCATATTAGGAGCAGGATTTTGCGTGGGATAAATGACTATAAAGCTGTTTTCTGTAAAATACCGGCTAAGTTTAGCAGGCACTTTATCCAGATGATTAGTGTAAGAAACAGTCCCTTTTCTTGCACTGACAATCACAATCAAATCATCCTTGTTAACTTCTCTTAACAGCACCAAAAAGTCTTCCCAAGCATCAAATACATTAAATTTTGCTTCTACTGAAGGCTTTGTTTCGTTGAGTTGAAGTTCCAATTTTGGAATGGAAGTGGGCGAACAGTAAAAGCGGATACCTGCCCCCGTATGTCTGGCGAGCAGCTTTATTTTATCAATCAAACGAATAAATCCAAATTCTATTTCTATATTGGGTGGTAATACCACAGCCATACTTCTGGAAGTATTCAGAGGCTGTACAATTTTACTCACCCAAATCATCTGGTTGGTGCTATGCAGGATATTATCCAAAGTAGTGCCGAATATTTTATTGGTAGCTCTCACTTTTTCATTCCAACCAATAATTACGTCGGTAATCATTAACTCTTTCATCGTTCTGATGATGCCACTGGCTATGTTTAAATCTACCCGAGTCAACACCTGCACCTTACTTTCAGTGGCAGAGGCATGAATAGTAGCTTTCTCCAGCATCTTGTTGCTTACCAGTACTTTTTCTGTAGCCTCTTCATCATCTCGTACTACTGTGAGAGGGTAAATAGGTTGGTTTAAATCTTTGTTTTTCAGCATAATCGCCAAATCCATTAAATGCTCTATGGTAGCAGGATTGGAGATGGGTACCAGTATTTTTTCTATGGTTTCTGTTATGACGGGTTTTTTGTCGCTTTCAATAATGGCAAGCTTTCTTCCCGCATTTTCTGTAACAAATGAAGATATCAGACAGGTAACAAAGATCAGTATGATGGCACCATTAAGCACATTTTCGTCAACCAGTTCCAGTTGGTAACCCACCAAAATCACAGCGAGAGTAGCTGCTGCATGGGCGCTACTCAATCCAAAAATCACATTGCGCTGTACGCTCGAGTACCTGAATACCTTCTGAGTAATAAATGCTGTTAACCATTTGCTAACCAGTGCCACGGATGTGAGTGTAGCTGCTATAATAAGTGCTTCCGGCCCTTCCAGCAAAACATTCA harbors:
- a CDS encoding ABC transporter permease codes for the protein MIFIKLVAESLIFAWQALKANVLRTVLSLLGVTVGIFAIITVFTVVDSLEKSIRDSLSFLGDQVIRVEKWPWIFEDNYPWWKYYKRPQPTLTEFRFLQDNITMASSLTIFAERGNAILQHESSSTSDVQLVGVSFEYNQVYDTPLAYGRYFSPSEIDLSRNVALIGQEIAETLFPFSSPLGKEIKIQGLKYVVIGVFEEQGENFIETPSLDATCLIPYGSFLKLYASGSRFGVGSTIGIRGYEEDEGLKELEQEVIGLIRGRRGLRPLEEDDFAINRPEAFAQVISNIFDIIGIAGWVIGSFSILVGGFGIANIMFVSVKERTSIIGIQKALGAKNYFILFQFLFESIFLSLIGGLAGLMLVYFITFIPLGSLILALTPKNIILGLSVSCLVGIISGILPALVASRMDPVEAIRS
- a CDS encoding cation:proton antiporter, producing the protein MVLLFEFSLPFQEPVLVFSLVLFIILLAPILLSKIKIPSIIGLIVAGVIVGPFGFNLLERNSAIELFGTVGLLYIMFLVGLELDLNEFKKSKFKSLFFGVTIFVLPISIGTLVCFYFLNLEFISSLLTASMFATYTLIAYPLVSRLGITKNEAVTVAVGGIIITDTLVLLLLALITGSQSGGLNHAYWVRLGLSIVVFSGIVFWGFPKVGRWFFKNVEGENTSQYIFVLAMVFFAAFLAEVAGMEAIIGAFTAGLALNRLIPHTSPLMNRIEFVGNALFIPFFLISVGMLVNLNVLLEGPEALIIAATLTSVALVSKWLTAFITQKVFRYSSVQRNVIFGLSSAHAAATLAVILVGYQLELVDENVLNGAIILIFVTCLISSFVTENAGRKLAIIESDKKPVITETIEKILVPISNPATIEHLMDLAIMLKNKDLNQPIYPLTVVRDDEEATEKVLVSNKMLEKATIHASATESKVQVLTRVDLNIASGIIRTMKELMITDVIIGWNEKVRATNKIFGTTLDNILHSTNQMIWVSKIVQPLNTSRSMAVVLPPNIEIEFGFIRLIDKIKLLARHTGAGIRFYCSPTSIPKLELQLNETKPSVEAKFNVFDAWEDFLVLLREVNKDDLIVIVSARKGTVSYTNHLDKVPAKLSRYFTENSFIVIYPTQNPAPNMESIIS